In Desulforhopalus sp., the genomic stretch CTTGAGTTAGCGGCAAATGGCCTGCCCAGCGGTGGCGGCATCGGTTTCGAGGTCTTTGACAAGCAGAGCTTTGCCCTGTCCGATTACGTACAAAAGGTAAACTATACCAGGGCCCTGCAGGGTGAATTGGCGAGAACGATTTCCTCTCTTGCCCCTGTTGAATCGACCCGTGTCCATCTTGCCCTGCCGGAAAAACGCCTGCTCAAAAGTCAGCAAAAAAATGCCACCGCATCGGTAATCGTGACACTCCGGCAAGGGAAAACCCTTGACAAACAGCAGGTTCAGGGAATTATCCATCTGGTTGCCGGCTCGGTAAGTGACCTGGAGCCTGATAATGTCAAGGTAATCGATGCCAATGGAGTCGTCCTTGAGGGACAAAAACAGAAAACCGAGGACAATCTGGTTTCCCTCGACACCCTAGCCTTCCAGCGCGAGGTAGAGCACAACCTGGAGATGCGTGCCCAGGACCTCTTGGACAAAACTATGGGCAGAGATAAGGCAATGGTTCGAGTATCTGCAGCCCTCGATTTCTCCAAAGTGGAAAAGACCCAGGAGCTTTTTGACGCCGACGACCCGGTAATCAGAAGCGAGCAAGTCAACCAAGAATCCACCGGCGTTGACAATAGCGGAGGCGTTCCTGGCGTCCAATCAAATCTGCAGGGCAATGAGTTTCAACAAAGCGCTTCAGCGCCACCTTCTACTAAAAATTCCCGGACCACCAATTTTGAGATAAGCAAAACCATTAGCAAGACTGTCGTTCCCGTTGGAACCATCAAAAAACTCTCCGTTTCCGTGCTCGTAGCCGACAAGGTTCAGCAAAATGAAGGCGGTGGCAGTACCACGACAACCCCAAGAAGCCCTGAGGAAATGAAATCCATTGAAAATATGGTTGGATCGGCAATCGGTCTGGTAGCTGACCGTGGCGACATGATTAATGTTTTATCCATGCCCTTTATTGATCCTGTAAAACCTCAACATGAAGGAGAACAGGTTTCGGCTAATCTATTGTATCAGTATCTTCCCCTTGCTAAATATCTCTTGATAGCATTGGGGATGCTGATCCTCTATTTTCTCCTGATACGACCTGTTGTTAAAACCATGAAAGGTGAAGTAAAACAGCA encodes the following:
- the fliF gene encoding flagellar basal-body MS-ring/collar protein FliF translates to MAVETKSIQVPETAGVPSPEIVKPERKNLTTLIQEWPLSRKIATGAVLLIALALSVVLILQARTADQQLLYANLSMNDAGTVVNWLKNQKIEYSLRNDGKDIWVSANQLYQTRLELAANGLPSGGGIGFEVFDKQSFALSDYVQKVNYTRALQGELARTISSLAPVESTRVHLALPEKRLLKSQQKNATASVIVTLRQGKTLDKQQVQGIIHLVAGSVSDLEPDNVKVIDANGVVLEGQKQKTEDNLVSLDTLAFQREVEHNLEMRAQDLLDKTMGRDKAMVRVSAALDFSKVEKTQELFDADDPVIRSEQVNQESTGVDNSGGVPGVQSNLQGNEFQQSASAPPSTKNSRTTNFEISKTISKTVVPVGTIKKLSVSVLVADKVQQNEGGGSTTTTPRSPEEMKSIENMVGSAIGLVADRGDMINVLSMPFIDPVKPQHEGEQVSANLLYQYLPLAKYLLIALGMLILYFLLIRPVVKTMKGEVKQHYKTVEQLELEQQQKTEEEPLEPPLPVDEAITALRREVNHNQVPTAFILKNWIQEG